One Oryzomonas sagensis DNA segment encodes these proteins:
- the xerC gene encoding tyrosine recombinase XerC, with the protein MGRLAAQISAFCAYLETERNVSPHTLAAYRRDLEQLAAFAAKERGDDVSAGEVDHLLLRRYLALLGKTAKKSSIGRKLAAVRTFFRFLLRRGEIDKNPAELTATPKREQRLPFHLDIDQATALMEAPTADEKYVLRDRAILELLYSSGLRVSELTGLDIGDLDQASGMVRVMGKGGKERIVPVGSRAIQAIGEYLAQRGELAGSGALFLNTRGQRINRRSVTRIVDTHVGRVAAFKHISPHTLRHTFATHMLEGGADLRAIQELLGHASLSTTQKYTHVGIDRLMEVYDKAHPKAKSPG; encoded by the coding sequence ATGGGACGCCTTGCCGCACAAATAAGCGCTTTCTGCGCCTACCTGGAAACGGAGCGCAACGTTTCGCCCCATACCCTGGCCGCCTATCGCCGCGACCTGGAGCAGTTGGCGGCCTTTGCGGCCAAGGAACGGGGCGACGACGTCTCCGCCGGGGAGGTGGACCATCTGTTGCTGCGGCGCTACCTGGCCCTGCTCGGCAAAACGGCCAAGAAGAGTTCCATCGGCAGGAAGCTGGCCGCCGTGCGGACCTTTTTCCGCTTCCTGCTGCGCCGGGGGGAGATCGACAAGAATCCGGCCGAATTGACCGCCACGCCCAAGAGGGAACAACGCCTGCCGTTTCATCTGGATATCGACCAGGCCACCGCCCTGATGGAGGCCCCCACGGCAGACGAGAAGTACGTCCTCCGGGACCGGGCCATCCTGGAGCTGCTCTATTCCAGCGGCTTGCGCGTTTCCGAGCTGACCGGCCTGGACATCGGCGATCTCGACCAGGCCTCCGGCATGGTACGGGTGATGGGCAAGGGGGGCAAGGAGCGCATCGTGCCGGTGGGAAGCCGCGCCATTCAGGCCATCGGGGAGTATCTGGCCCAGCGCGGGGAACTGGCCGGAAGCGGGGCGCTCTTCCTCAACACCCGCGGCCAGCGCATCAACCGCCGCAGCGTGACGCGCATCGTCGATACCCACGTCGGGCGCGTGGCCGCCTTCAAACACATCTCGCCCCACACCCTGCGGCACACCTTCGCCACCCACATGCTTGAGGGAGGAGCCGACCTCAGGGCGATCCAGGAACTTTTGGGCCACGCCTCCCTCTCCACCACCCAGAAATATACCCACGTCGGCATCGACCGCCTGATGGAGGTCTACGACAAGGCTCATCCCAAAGCAAAGAGCCCCGGCTAA
- a CDS encoding roadblock/LC7 domain-containing protein: protein MQDILQYINSVEGVIGSAVFSNRGEVLAHAFPSLIDADSLKKAGTLAVECTYGLQVEQTLDIIDLRYADGRILVKGSPGAMLCLLCAKNINLQVLLITLNLAAKKLESLLPEQKEAGAPGRQNGSPVDQGAAADILKLRVSHLASKEASSSFDSLGMIAISQPTSKYIGDFYKASFKKLKLVNEAAGTSGTFPVMVMSDMGQQYDGAIIVGPGIEKKLKVGEGDRIEVALG, encoded by the coding sequence ATGCAGGATATTTTGCAGTATATCAACAGCGTCGAAGGGGTTATCGGCAGCGCCGTCTTCAGCAACAGGGGCGAGGTCCTTGCGCACGCTTTTCCCTCATTGATCGATGCCGACTCCCTCAAAAAGGCAGGAACCCTGGCGGTGGAGTGCACCTACGGACTACAGGTCGAGCAGACCCTCGATATCATTGACCTGCGCTACGCCGATGGCCGCATACTGGTGAAGGGCTCCCCCGGTGCCATGCTCTGCCTTTTGTGCGCCAAGAATATCAATCTCCAGGTCCTGCTCATCACCCTCAACCTTGCTGCCAAGAAACTGGAATCGCTCCTGCCGGAGCAGAAGGAGGCCGGGGCGCCGGGACGGCAGAACGGGAGCCCGGTGGATCAGGGCGCCGCCGCCGATATCCTCAAGCTGCGCGTCAGCCACCTTGCAAGCAAGGAGGCCAGCAGCAGTTTCGATTCGCTCGGCATGATCGCCATCAGTCAGCCTACCTCCAAATATATCGGCGATTTCTACAAGGCATCGTTCAAAAAACTGAAGCTGGTTAATGAGGCTGCAGGCACAAGCGGGACCTTCCCGGTCATGGTCATGAGCGACATGGGCCAACAGTACGACGGGGCGATCATCGTCGGGCCGGGCATCGAAAAGAAGCTGAAGGTGGGGGAAGGGGACCGGATCGAGGTGGCGCTCGGCTAA
- a CDS encoding DUF4388 domain-containing protein: MADTINGFQGSVAGLSLTDVIQLKGHNKYTGCITVEYGEQKGAIYFADGEIIHAELGAESGEEAIYRIIKWPGGTFNIRPEMTSNVCTIHYRTDFLLLEALRRMDEENAGAPESSGESAPAVAPRRTMSKVAARLQDIEAVTYAVLLDKDGNPLQDNSIEAVALAAKGLFLATAGNRFGELMGLGEIKAAAVQTKQYHLLMYDSKQHYLSIAVKPESNLDGVEREIKAVLIPGK; encoded by the coding sequence ATGGCTGATACGATAAACGGTTTCCAGGGCTCCGTGGCGGGTCTTTCCCTCACGGACGTCATCCAGCTCAAGGGGCACAACAAGTACACCGGCTGCATCACGGTCGAATATGGCGAGCAAAAAGGGGCCATCTATTTTGCGGATGGTGAGATCATCCATGCCGAATTGGGGGCAGAGAGCGGCGAAGAAGCCATCTACCGGATCATCAAGTGGCCCGGCGGCACCTTCAACATCCGCCCCGAAATGACCTCCAACGTCTGCACGATCCACTACCGCACCGATTTCCTGCTTCTTGAAGCCCTGCGCCGCATGGATGAAGAAAACGCCGGAGCACCCGAATCCAGCGGTGAATCCGCCCCGGCCGTGGCGCCGCGGCGGACCATGAGCAAGGTCGCGGCACGGCTCCAGGATATCGAGGCGGTGACCTACGCGGTGTTGCTGGACAAAGACGGCAACCCGCTCCAGGACAACAGCATCGAAGCCGTGGCCCTGGCCGCCAAGGGGCTCTTTCTGGCCACCGCCGGCAACCGTTTCGGCGAACTCATGGGGCTGGGAGAGATCAAGGCAGCGGCCGTCCAAACCAAACAATATCACCTGCTGATGTACGATTCCAAGCAACACTATCTCAGCATCGCCGTCAAACCGGAATCCAACCTGGACGGTGTGGAGAGAGAAATCAAAGCGGTATTGATCCCCGGCAAGTAG
- a CDS encoding acetyl-CoA hydrolase/transferase C-terminal domain-containing protein, protein MSEYGTLQDRVRHKSLLSKVMTAEETIQFFKPGMNLGWSGFTPAGYPKVVPIAVADHVEKNNLQGKWKFNLFIGASVGAETEDRWASLDMIDRRWPYQTGKNIAAGINEGRIRMGDKHLSLFAQDLGYGFYTKDTESGKLDLAIIEVSAITEDGSLVPTSSCGVIPEILMICDKIIIEVNTGEPSFEGIHDLVSCGTPPNRQVLNITKAGSRIGATSIPCDPKKVVAVVESKLRDQGRAFAEQDDTSEAIANHIIDFFTHEVKMGRLPDNLLPIQSGVGSIANAVIGGLAKGPFYNLSVYTEVLQDTMLDLFDSGKLDHASSCSLSLSATPGFPKFFENMDKYFDKITLRPLSISNAPEPIRRLGVIAMNTPVEIDIYAHANSTLVGGTRMINGLGGSGDFLRNGFLKMMHTPSSRPSKTDPTGISCVVPHCSHIDHTEHDLDCVVTEQGLADLRGLCPRDRAKVIIDKCAHPDYKPILTEYFEMAKADCLRRKVGHEPQLWDRAFKMHLNLEKNGTMKIKNWDMKVDLCE, encoded by the coding sequence ATGTCCGAGTACGGTACTTTACAAGATCGCGTGCGTCACAAGTCGCTTCTGAGCAAGGTCATGACGGCCGAAGAGACCATTCAGTTCTTCAAGCCGGGCATGAACCTGGGGTGGTCCGGCTTTACCCCCGCAGGCTACCCGAAGGTGGTCCCCATTGCCGTGGCCGACCATGTGGAAAAGAACAATCTCCAGGGAAAATGGAAATTCAACCTGTTCATCGGCGCCTCGGTAGGGGCTGAAACCGAGGACCGCTGGGCTTCCCTCGACATGATCGACCGCCGCTGGCCGTATCAGACCGGCAAGAACATCGCCGCCGGCATCAACGAGGGGCGCATCCGCATGGGCGACAAGCACCTCTCCCTGTTTGCCCAGGACTTGGGATACGGCTTCTACACCAAGGACACCGAGAGCGGCAAGCTCGACCTGGCCATCATCGAGGTCTCGGCCATCACCGAGGACGGCAGCCTGGTTCCCACCTCCTCCTGCGGCGTCATCCCGGAGATCCTGATGATCTGCGACAAGATCATCATCGAGGTCAACACCGGAGAGCCCTCATTCGAAGGGATTCACGACCTGGTTTCCTGCGGCACTCCCCCGAACCGCCAGGTGCTGAACATCACCAAGGCCGGCTCCCGTATCGGCGCCACCTCGATCCCCTGCGATCCGAAGAAGGTCGTGGCCGTGGTGGAATCGAAACTCCGCGACCAGGGGCGCGCCTTTGCCGAGCAGGACGATACCTCCGAGGCCATCGCCAACCACATCATCGATTTCTTCACCCACGAGGTCAAGATGGGGCGTCTGCCGGACAACCTGCTGCCGATCCAGTCGGGTGTCGGTTCCATCGCCAACGCCGTAATCGGCGGCTTGGCCAAGGGTCCTTTCTATAACCTGTCCGTCTATACCGAGGTTCTCCAGGATACCATGCTCGACCTGTTCGATTCGGGCAAGCTGGACCACGCCTCCTCCTGTTCGCTCTCCCTCTCGGCAACACCCGGGTTCCCGAAGTTCTTCGAGAACATGGACAAGTATTTCGACAAGATCACCCTGCGGCCGCTCTCCATCTCCAACGCACCGGAGCCGATCCGGCGCCTGGGGGTCATCGCCATGAACACGCCGGTGGAGATCGACATCTATGCCCATGCCAACTCGACCCTGGTCGGCGGTACCCGCATGATCAACGGCCTGGGCGGTTCCGGCGACTTCCTGCGCAACGGTTTCCTCAAGATGATGCATACCCCGTCGAGCCGTCCGAGCAAGACCGATCCGACCGGCATTTCCTGCGTGGTGCCGCACTGCTCCCACATCGACCATACGGAACATGACCTGGACTGCGTGGTTACCGAACAGGGACTGGCCGACCTGCGCGGCCTCTGCCCGCGGGACCGGGCCAAGGTCATCATCGACAAGTGCGCCCATCCGGATTACAAGCCGATCCTCACCGAGTACTTTGAAATGGCCAAGGCCGACTGCCTCAGGCGCAAAGTCGGGCATGAGCCCCAGTTGTGGGATCGCGCCTTCAAGATGCATCTCAATCTGGAAAAGAACGGCACCATGAAAATCAAGAACTGGGACATGAAGGTCGATCTCTGCGAATAG
- a CDS encoding Dabb family protein, whose translation MITHIIFFKLSDASPENLAVTQAKLLSMRGKIPQLRHLEAGIDIIRSERSYDIALVTKFDSLDDMQAYQIHPYHAGEVLPHMRSVCSSIVAVDYQD comes from the coding sequence ATGATCACCCATATCATTTTTTTCAAACTGTCCGATGCGAGCCCCGAGAATCTTGCCGTTACCCAGGCAAAGCTGCTCAGCATGCGGGGCAAAATCCCCCAATTGCGCCACCTGGAGGCCGGCATCGATATCATTCGTTCGGAACGCTCCTATGACATCGCCCTCGTGACGAAGTTCGATTCCCTGGACGACATGCAGGCCTACCAGATCCACCCCTACCATGCCGGAGAAGTGCTCCCCCATATGAGATCGGTGTGCTCCTCCATCGTCGCCGTCGACTACCAGGATTGA
- a CDS encoding AAA family ATPase encodes MPEKLLIPSVEMRLGSLLEFNRKRDMEASSPARHKVRQTITISREFGCEAYPMAERLREIMEKKQGEPWVLLDKGLLDEVARDHNLSASVLSSLGEKSRFLDEILATFSSRWKSEKDHFRVLCRHVLSLAEQGNMIIVGRGSSIVTQPLKNCFHFRLFASPGFKVRSITRRMGVEAEEAERIIAKQQRQRDNFIRDFLDRDAHDLGFYHLVFNNDKNNVETMARTIAEYLAAQ; translated from the coding sequence ATGCCGGAAAAACTCTTGATACCATCCGTGGAAATGAGGCTCGGCTCTTTGCTTGAGTTCAACCGCAAGCGTGACATGGAGGCATCGTCCCCCGCCAGGCACAAAGTGCGGCAGACCATTACCATCTCGCGGGAATTCGGCTGCGAGGCATACCCCATGGCGGAACGCCTGCGGGAGATCATGGAGAAGAAACAGGGTGAGCCGTGGGTGTTGCTGGACAAAGGGCTGCTCGACGAGGTTGCCCGGGACCATAACCTGTCCGCCAGCGTGTTGAGCAGCCTGGGGGAGAAGAGTCGATTCCTGGACGAAATCCTGGCCACGTTCTCTTCACGCTGGAAAAGCGAGAAGGACCATTTCCGGGTGCTGTGCCGCCATGTGCTTTCCCTGGCGGAGCAGGGCAACATGATTATCGTCGGCCGGGGCAGTTCGATTGTCACCCAGCCGCTGAAGAACTGTTTCCATTTCCGCCTGTTCGCCTCCCCGGGGTTCAAGGTGCGCTCCATAACGCGCCGGATGGGGGTTGAAGCCGAAGAGGCCGAAAGGATCATCGCCAAACAGCAGAGACAGCGGGATAACTTCATCCGCGATTTTCTGGACCGGGATGCCCACGACCTGGGCTTTTACCACCTGGTGTTCAATAACGACAAGAACAACGTGGAAACCATGGCCCGCACCATTGCGGAGTATCTGGCGGCCCAGTAG
- a CDS encoding Smr/MutS family protein — MGKKRRHEKPAAVAQFRATPFAALKEVALSPKEPAPAVVPPPQPTHHEAQSVEEADELFLRAMADVKVVRTRGGGPAKAGTGRERPVSAVPADDGEAELFRRAMAGVKTLAAPPVDAATPATARTGARTQVPPPPPRTSGADREAAELFLQEIGRLKLETKFADSLPADEELKPLSGNRLRQVKQGVIAVTHQLDLHGLTREEALAALPRFLNTARRKGQKAALVITGKGNNSPAEPVLQQAVASWLRDAGRETVLEFAPAPREMGGSGAFVVFLRPLPEAPAAA, encoded by the coding sequence ATGGGCAAGAAGCGGCGCCACGAAAAACCGGCAGCGGTCGCCCAGTTTCGCGCCACCCCGTTTGCTGCCTTGAAAGAGGTGGCTCTCTCCCCGAAGGAGCCTGCCCCTGCCGTGGTGCCTCCTCCCCAGCCGACCCACCATGAAGCGCAGTCGGTCGAGGAGGCGGACGAGCTGTTCCTGCGGGCCATGGCCGATGTAAAGGTTGTGCGCACCCGGGGAGGCGGTCCCGCCAAAGCCGGGACGGGGCGCGAACGCCCGGTCTCCGCCGTCCCGGCCGACGATGGGGAGGCTGAGTTGTTCCGGCGTGCCATGGCCGGCGTGAAGACGCTGGCCGCGCCGCCGGTGGACGCGGCAACGCCCGCGACGGCCCGGACCGGCGCCCGCACGCAGGTCCCGCCGCCACCCCCCCGCACCTCCGGCGCCGACCGGGAAGCAGCCGAACTGTTTTTGCAAGAGATCGGCCGTTTGAAGCTGGAAACGAAATTTGCCGATTCCCTGCCCGCGGATGAAGAGTTGAAGCCGTTATCGGGCAATCGTCTGCGCCAGGTGAAACAAGGGGTTATTGCCGTAACCCATCAACTCGATCTGCACGGGCTGACCCGCGAAGAGGCCCTGGCGGCGCTGCCCCGTTTTTTGAACACGGCGCGCCGCAAGGGGCAGAAAGCCGCCCTGGTCATTACCGGCAAGGGGAACAACTCACCGGCCGAACCGGTGCTCCAGCAGGCGGTCGCATCCTGGCTGCGGGACGCCGGGCGCGAGACGGTTCTTGAATTTGCGCCAGCACCGCGCGAGATGGGCGGAAGCGGTGCCTTTGTGGTCTTTCTCCGCCCCCTGCCGGAAGCTCCCGCCGCGGCGTGA
- a CDS encoding OmpA/MotB family protein encodes MLRRIIYLAVAGLMALVLNGCVSQGTYQLKENEAKGLAGELGDLKQKYGQLSSDNSTLKAEFDKLKAEAAGLAQERQALTKDKHELEQVLKAKSDTLSRNISDLRQKIADLEGENGRLKGEIATLQKAKEEKVKEVSSTYEHLLENMKSEIAQGQVTISELKGKLTVNMEAAILFDSGRADVKPDGITILLKMIPTLKEVKDKSIRIEGHTDNVPIRSAQFPSNWELSAARAINVAKYLQQQGLDPASLSAAAFSEYKPVADNATREGRAKNRRIEITLVARD; translated from the coding sequence GTGCTGAGACGAATCATCTATCTGGCAGTGGCAGGTCTGATGGCCCTGGTGTTGAATGGCTGTGTTTCCCAAGGCACGTATCAACTGAAGGAAAACGAGGCCAAGGGGCTGGCGGGCGAGCTTGGCGACCTGAAACAAAAATACGGGCAGCTCAGTTCGGACAACAGCACGTTGAAGGCCGAGTTCGACAAACTGAAGGCCGAGGCTGCCGGGCTTGCGCAGGAGCGGCAGGCGCTCACCAAGGACAAGCATGAACTGGAACAGGTGCTCAAAGCCAAATCCGACACCCTTTCCAGGAATATCAGCGACCTGCGTCAGAAGATAGCCGATCTGGAAGGGGAAAACGGGCGGCTCAAGGGCGAGATCGCCACCCTTCAGAAGGCCAAGGAGGAGAAGGTCAAGGAGGTCAGCAGCACCTACGAGCATCTGCTGGAGAACATGAAGAGCGAGATCGCCCAGGGGCAGGTGACCATCTCGGAATTGAAGGGGAAATTGACCGTCAACATGGAGGCCGCCATCCTGTTCGATTCCGGCAGGGCCGATGTCAAGCCGGACGGCATCACCATTCTGCTCAAGATGATCCCGACCCTGAAAGAGGTCAAGGACAAGTCGATCCGCATCGAGGGGCATACCGACAACGTGCCGATCCGGTCGGCCCAGTTTCCCTCGAACTGGGAACTCTCCGCGGCCCGCGCCATCAACGTCGCCAAATACCTGCAGCAGCAGGGCCTCGACCCGGCCAGCCTCTCCGCGGCAGCCTTTTCCGAGTATAAGCCGGTGGCCGACAACGCGACCAGGGAGGGGCGCGCCAAGAACCGTCGCATAGAAATCACCCTGGTGGCGAGGGACTGA
- a CDS encoding response regulator yields the protein MGRILLIDDDQAFTEFLAGYIHGAYPLLRVDICNSPVTALNSIRAGGYDLLLIDLEMPAMDGLKLLSFATQAGMDKNRVVILSGRDADFLHDLCPMGTCLAVLNKFEARQKTVLDMIFNSLSKKTAGR from the coding sequence ATGGGTAGAATATTACTGATCGATGACGACCAGGCCTTCACCGAGTTCCTGGCCGGGTACATACATGGCGCCTATCCTCTTTTGCGGGTGGATATCTGCAACAGCCCGGTAACGGCCCTGAACTCCATCAGGGCCGGCGGGTATGACCTGTTGCTGATCGACCTGGAAATGCCGGCCATGGACGGCTTGAAACTGCTTTCGTTCGCCACCCAGGCGGGGATGGACAAAAATCGGGTGGTGATCCTCTCCGGACGTGATGCCGACTTTCTTCACGACCTCTGCCCCATGGGTACCTGCCTGGCGGTGCTCAACAAGTTCGAGGCCCGGCAGAAAACGGTGCTGGACATGATCTTCAACTCTCTCAGCAAAAAAACCGCCGGCCGGTAG
- a CDS encoding ABC transporter substrate-binding protein has translation MRQRILSITLMILFLSCWCWPPDCRAAGKVIAAIMSSDQPRYREAHQAFIKSLASLGYTSANVEIILQVPNPDPLSWSNTIRKFNAYRPDLIVAYGAPAAFVAMRESDGIPVVSVDIFVSDGPHRGMCGVSSRVPLVTLIKTLKDSREHIKPYRRVGVVYNSRENGSQRQFEEIRRIAPQYDMVVAEANVGSSAALEAALPSLLDHSDVIFATESGIVSRQFGKIVARARARNIPVLSTMPGAAERGALISLEIHPEEQGHLAADIATRILEGARQSHLSLISPRRIELLINMRAAQDLGINLPFTVLSNATRVIK, from the coding sequence ATGCGTCAACGAATTCTCTCCATAACGCTGATGATCCTCTTTCTGTCGTGCTGGTGCTGGCCTCCGGATTGCCGCGCCGCCGGCAAGGTCATCGCCGCTATCATGAGCAGCGACCAACCCCGTTATCGCGAGGCGCACCAGGCGTTTATCAAATCCCTGGCCTCTTTGGGCTATACCTCGGCCAACGTGGAGATCATTCTGCAGGTGCCGAACCCCGATCCGCTCTCCTGGTCCAATACGATCAGGAAATTCAATGCCTACCGTCCCGATTTGATCGTAGCGTACGGGGCGCCGGCGGCATTCGTGGCCATGAGGGAATCGGACGGGATTCCGGTGGTTTCCGTCGATATATTCGTCTCCGACGGACCGCATCGGGGGATGTGCGGCGTCAGTTCGCGGGTGCCGCTGGTCACGCTGATAAAGACCCTCAAGGACAGCCGGGAACACATCAAGCCGTACCGGCGGGTAGGCGTCGTCTACAACTCTCGTGAGAACGGCTCGCAGAGGCAGTTTGAGGAAATCAGGAGAATTGCGCCCCAGTACGACATGGTCGTGGCGGAGGCGAACGTTGGCTCATCCGCTGCGTTGGAAGCGGCCCTTCCTTCCCTGCTCGACCATTCCGATGTCATCTTCGCCACGGAAAGCGGCATCGTTTCCCGCCAGTTCGGCAAGATCGTCGCCCGTGCCAGGGCACGCAACATCCCGGTGCTCTCCACCATGCCCGGCGCCGCCGAGAGGGGCGCACTCATCTCCCTGGAAATCCACCCGGAAGAGCAGGGGCACCTGGCGGCCGATATCGCCACCCGTATTCTGGAGGGTGCCCGGCAGAGCCATCTTTCCCTGATCTCGCCCCGCCGTATCGAGCTGCTCATCAACATGCGCGCTGCTCAGGATTTGGGGATCAATCTCCCCTTCACGGTCTTGAGCAATGCCACGCGCGTCATCAAGTAG
- a CDS encoding DmsE family decaheme c-type cytochrome, with product MNIPCGRVVVRAGIVPAALILASLLGAGCAGMKQSHPLLPVAEYEKMIVGRLDADYVGTDNCVAKCHKHDKITSDFKRSVHGEQIKPETGLPLVNCESCHGPGSLAIANIEETKRLHGEKGDKCDVSTLLDLKKLPPQAQSLICLKCHSAASTPALAHWHSSTHALNDLSCFSCHQLHEGPQQKVSHDKMAELCYGCHPDVKAQFSLFSHHPVREKKMGCFDCHDPHGSSQPKLLKGSTQRDLCTRCHMEKSGPFVYEHGDVTETCTNCHVPHGSVNRRLLSAAMPFLCIQCHNPGHRSVMNGDSSMKSLFSNRCTDCHSAVHGSDTPDNRGYGTLRK from the coding sequence ATGAACATACCTTGCGGCAGAGTTGTTGTGCGTGCGGGCATCGTCCCGGCAGCCCTGATCCTGGCGTCGTTGCTGGGTGCCGGCTGCGCCGGGATGAAACAGTCACATCCGCTCCTGCCGGTCGCCGAGTATGAGAAGATGATCGTCGGCCGCCTGGATGCCGACTACGTGGGGACGGATAACTGCGTCGCCAAGTGCCACAAGCATGACAAGATTACCAGCGATTTCAAGCGGAGCGTGCACGGTGAGCAGATCAAGCCTGAAACCGGATTGCCCCTGGTCAACTGCGAGTCGTGTCACGGGCCGGGGAGCCTGGCCATCGCCAACATCGAGGAAACCAAGCGACTCCACGGCGAAAAGGGGGACAAATGCGACGTTTCCACCCTGCTCGACCTGAAAAAGCTCCCCCCCCAAGCCCAGTCCCTGATCTGCCTGAAATGCCACTCCGCCGCCTCGACCCCGGCCTTGGCCCACTGGCATTCCAGCACCCATGCCCTGAACGATCTGAGTTGCTTTTCCTGCCATCAGTTGCATGAGGGACCGCAGCAGAAGGTCAGCCACGATAAAATGGCCGAACTCTGCTACGGCTGTCATCCCGACGTGAAGGCCCAATTCAGCCTGTTTTCGCACCACCCGGTGCGGGAAAAGAAGATGGGCTGCTTCGACTGCCACGACCCCCACGGTTCGAGCCAACCCAAGTTGTTGAAGGGAAGCACGCAGCGCGACCTCTGCACCCGCTGCCACATGGAGAAGAGCGGCCCGTTCGTCTACGAACATGGGGATGTCACCGAGACCTGCACCAATTGCCATGTGCCCCACGGTTCGGTCAATCGCCGGCTGCTCTCGGCGGCCATGCCGTTTCTCTGCATTCAGTGTCACAATCCGGGCCACCGCAGCGTCATGAACGGCGACTCATCCATGAAATCGCTCTTTTCCAACCGGTGCACCGACTGTCATTCAGCTGTCCACGGCTCCGATACCCCCGACAACCGCGGGTACGGAACATTGAGGAAGTAA
- a CDS encoding ABC transporter ATP-binding protein encodes MSIHGIAVRIEKLNKSFGSNHVLKDIDLDIAPGETFSIIGPSGTGKSILLRHIIRLETPDSGQIYFNDQPVFDNGRPLPQTFRSSMVFQSSALFNSLTVAENVGLWLREHRICPEARIRELITEKLAIVGLEGTEGLNTSELSGGMRKRVAIARSLAMEPDLVLYDEPTAELDPVTTDELAETILSLRKKTGNTTIIVTHDLNFALYLSDRIAMMHRGEIIEIGVPDQIRNSANPIVQRFIRTTTKGIQGG; translated from the coding sequence ATGTCCATACACGGCATCGCCGTTCGAATTGAAAAGCTGAATAAGTCCTTTGGCAGCAATCATGTCCTTAAGGATATCGATCTCGATATCGCGCCGGGAGAGACCTTCTCGATTATCGGTCCCTCCGGCACCGGCAAGAGTATCCTGCTGAGGCACATTATACGCCTGGAAACGCCCGACAGCGGCCAAATCTACTTCAACGACCAGCCGGTGTTCGACAATGGCCGGCCGCTGCCCCAGACGTTTCGCAGCAGCATGGTGTTCCAGTCGTCGGCCCTGTTCAACTCGCTGACCGTTGCCGAGAATGTGGGGCTCTGGCTGCGTGAGCACCGTATCTGCCCCGAGGCCCGCATCCGTGAGCTTATTACCGAGAAACTGGCCATTGTGGGGCTGGAAGGCACGGAAGGGCTGAATACCTCGGAGTTGTCGGGCGGCATGCGGAAGAGGGTCGCCATCGCGCGTTCTCTGGCAATGGAGCCGGATCTGGTCCTCTACGATGAACCGACCGCCGAGTTGGACCCGGTGACGACCGACGAGTTGGCGGAGACGATCCTCTCCCTGAGAAAAAAGACCGGTAATACGACAATTATCGTCACTCATGACCTGAATTTCGCCTTGTACCTGTCCGACCGCATCGCCATGATGCACCGGGGCGAGATCATTGAAATCGGCGTGCCGGACCAGATACGGAACAGCGCTAATCCGATCGTGCAGCGTTTCATCCGTACCACCACCAAGGGTATTCAGGGGGGGTGA